DNA from Candidatus Deferrimicrobium sp.:
ATTCACACTCCACAAGAAGGATTTGGATGCCCATGGAGTCAAGACGGCCGACGCCATCGTCGGGAAGATGCGGAACCCGGGACCCGGGATGACCCGTTTCGATGCGAAAACGATCCCCGACAAGGATGCGAAGGAGATCGCTGAGTACATCCTGAAGACCTTCAAGTAATCGAAGAGAGCTTTCACCGCCGTCGGACATCGGCGGCGGTGAAAGCCCTGTCAGGGGACGCCGCCTTCGAAGATCCGTACGGGGAGCTTGAGCACACGCTCCGCCACCCCCAGAAGGCCCTTTACGACCTCCGACGGCGGCAGGATGGAGACGGTCGGATCGTCCAGGTCGCCCTCCGCCTTGACCGCGACGGAGACGAGCGAGCCTCCCAGAATGTACCCCACGACGGGGATCCTCCGGAGGATCGTGTCCACGGTCTTCAGCGGAGATGCCAGCGCCACGATGTCCACCTTCCCCGTACGGACGTCGACCTCTCCCTTCCCCACGATATTCATCGATGAGCCGTCCAACACAACTTCCCCGATCTTCAGCTTTCCGTCCGAGAGGGTTCCCTTGATGGACAACGAGTTGTACGCGAATCCGTCGTGGGCCAGGTCCGGGACCTTCCCGAGGAAAAGCTGGGTCACA
Protein-coding regions in this window:
- a CDS encoding c-type cytochrome, which produces MKTFWKIGVLAVSVGLILPASGLYAAVKAESKGATLFQQHCAACHAGGGNIIKPEFTLHKKDLDAHGVKTADAIVGKMRNPGPGMTRFDAKTIPDKDAKEIAEYILKTFK